In Plasmodium falciparum 3D7 genome assembly, chromosome: 6, the genomic window TGGTAATTCAATCATTTCTCTTATTTGAGCTAGCTGTTTCTTACAGCCTCCAATATCATCATAACCAATTTCATCtaatttttcttcatcatctctTTTTATTGGATCACcttcataataaataactGTATCAGGTGAAACAATACAAAAATCATCAGGGTCTACTTCAACAACTTTAAATTCAACGGACATGAAACCACCTCTTACTAAAAATAAATCTCCTTTTTTAACTGGTCTATAAGATTCATTAAAGTAtggttttaaaaatatttcaaataaaGTATCTTTTGCTAATCCTTCGATAGTATCATCTATGGGTAACACCTGAATTTTTTTTCCGTAAGGAATTTCTGGGCATGACTTTACATAAACAACATctgaaaagataaaataaataaatatttataaaacacatacatacatacataaatatatatatatatatatatatatatatatatatatagtatcactttatatataaatttacaatattttcatcatttatattattacctcCTAAACAAACTCTCAAGTTTTTTCTTGCAAccttatttattcttatttttcctTCATCTAAATCATTGTCATtcaatataatacaaatggtAGAGTGTCGTTTCTTTCctttaattattatagtGTCACCtctaaaaaaatttaactCTTCCATTCTTTTCGTATTTAATGCAACAACagaattatcatcatttgttGCTTCTTCAACTATAAGCCTGCTtaagttttttttctttggaACTTTATTTTCgccattattttcatcaaccAAAGCCTTTTTATCTGTATTATCTTCCATTATGtttcataaaaaattaatcaaacatatataagtatatatatatatatatatatttatttatttatttaatatgctgttaatatatataaatctaaGTTATATAACACAAGaaaaatttacataaatataataacgaACGTacttattataatttgtacACAAATGGtaaagtataaaaaatatatacaaagtgttatatatatatatatatatatatataatgtaaataaatgaaaaaaaaaaaattgttttcttgtttttcgtttctttaatattttgttttattttatttttcccatTTATTGTGTAAATGCTCCAAAATACTTTTATACTTAAccttaatataatatatatataatccaaaaaaaaaaaaaaaaaaaattaattatagtaatatatatgtatacatatatattatatatattatatatatataaataagttTTATAAagttaaattttattatgtaaaaaaaaaattgaaaaaatataaaactcttaaaaaaaaaatatcatttatttagaaaatatataaatttgataaaaaaagaaaaaaaaaaaaaaaaaaaaaaaaaaaagaaatatatattatttatatttagtatattatataatatatttataggggaaaaaataatatataaaataattattattcatatacatataatattatatgctaATAAAATTgtacatattattcatattgtatttataaaaaaaaaaaataaaaataagaaaaataagaaaaaaccATAAATTTTCATGcacataatattatcaaatatCTATTTAGTGTACtaatatattcaataatattaaatttttcattttaaaatttGTAAATGATGTGTTTATTCAAAAATAAGAACTAcgatttaaaattttttttatgaaatacttatatttcttatatatttagtgTAATTGTATTttccataaatatatattttttttaatgaaatatgtaaatagggaaatttatttttaagatattaattaatgaaaaacaatattgttcataggaaataataaaaaaaatcaaaaaattaaataaaataaaaaatattatatatgttatatatatatatatatatatataatacatacttGTATTCATAGTATTTTCAAGTTaagataatttaaaaaatatataatgcatataattcatattatacaatttgtattaatacatatttatatattatttattaataattctgcttttttataattttattttattaattttttttcttttttatacgTTACATAAATGTATGAAGACaatttgtttaaaaaataaaacctaatgaataaatgtatttttataattgtatatttattttgcaTCATGCTTTGTTCATCtttgtaatttatattttgtatgttaaaaaaaatataaataaaattaaaaaaaaaaagaaaaaaggagATATATATCCCCTTTATAGTATATTAGTGTactcctttttattattaaaaaaaaattctgaatattatatgttttttttttattttttaaatttatattaattacatTGAACAATGCtaatttatacaaataaagagcaattaacaataataaaaaaaaaataaaataaaataaaataaaataaaataaataaataaatatatatatatatatatatatatataataataataataataatatttaaaaaatatgtgttataacaaaatttaaaataataaagtagAAAAGGAACATGTacgaattaaaaaaataataaataaaaacaatatcatatatatatatatatatatataagtacatAATTTGTGCATACGTAATATATTACTTCACAAATTTGTCTACATCAAAATTTACGAATCCACTATCTTCAATAATTACATTTAATAAGGCAGGATAATGATCAAAGTCTTGACTTGTTACATATTTCATTTGTTTAATAAAATCTTTTCTGTTATCAATATAACATCCATAACCTCCATGAGCAATTAcataattttcatatttactAAAAAAGTATAAAGAAGATGGATTGTTCAAATAATAAGATGGGTTATTTGTTTGGTGCTTTTCCTTAATACAGGTATTCGTTTCATTTTGTTCTCTTGGAATATCTCTATTTCCATATataccattattattaaaaatgataaaaacaatttttaattttaatcgGCAAATTGTTTCAATTTCGTTGGATGTAAAACCAAAAGATGAATCTCctaatatggaaaatattatattatttggatTATCTAATGCGGCACTTATACTTGCATTCATTGATACTCCCATCATACCATTAATTTGAGGTATAACATAACTATATGGTCCAAATTTaggtaaatataaaattccTAAATTTAGAGTTATGGACCCTTCATTGGTTATAATAattctattttttatttgtttttttaaaaaataaagttcttttttttttctttttggaATGATATCTTTCTTTTCATACACATTATAAGAATAGTCTTGATATTGATGTATATGTGTgtcgttattattattatggccactattatgatcattattgtgatcattattatgatcacTTAATATATCTTCATCTACATCGGGTATATCTAATTCTTTATCCATAAGGTCATTATACTGTACATTTTGCATATTTGTAAAAtcccttatttttattttatccacatgttttaaataattgaggaaatgttttttattttcttcatctatgtcattttttaaaaaatagtaatcaattaatatatgtCTTATAATTAGCATGGCTTGTTCCATAGTAAATTGTTCCTcttcaaaatatttattaatttgaatacacattttattaaaattcgtttttttcatttcattcAGGATATTTACCCACTCTTTCTTATTTTCGATATCATCTATATGAATAACATTTTTAACTgagtaatataattttttcaatatatgaaataagtctgaaaaaaaataatgagatACATCCAACGTATCacccttattattattattattatcattattattattgttgttgtggTGTTGATCGTCGTGGTCATATGCATTGTTTATCAAATCGATACataacatatttttcttttgacAATTTGGAAAGTTTccaaaattaaaataaaaattaaaaactgATCCAATACAAATACATGAatctaaattattaaataaataagattTACAtgaattcatattatataaataattttctttaacAAACGATTTTGCCATAGTATTTGTATAAATAGGTATTTTTAAAAGTTCTGCtaatttgataatatatttatatccatAATTACAATTAATACCCATAAAAATAACACATTTTTggttgtttttatatatttgtaaaaatttATTCAAAAGTTGTGTAAAAAGATTTTCttgttcattatttaataatgtatatttattaaactGATTTGGATTTAAACATTTTTGTGCATATATATCACATAATTGTAATGTCTCTATAGCTTTATCTAATGTTATGGTTTGCTCGATTAGTTTATAatcaatatttaaatatgtagGTGCTTTATGTTGAAGTgatgtatatatacaattaaaaaattgaGTTGAAAAGGATTCTAAAGTATTATTTACATGATATGTTTGATTAcatatttcttttgttttatttaaaaagtcTAATTGTGGGAAATATTGAAAATtacaatatttttcaaataatgTTAACTTTTCATTTCTCACATTTTCAAAACATATTAAAACCATAGGTAAATTATTAACTTTAGCATTATATAAACCACTtaatgtattaataaatgCAGGACCAGAGCAGGTAAATAAAATtcctattttatttttttcttctttattatttatatcaaaataattaatataattacaaCTGATAGAAgcatttatttcatttctgaaacttatataatatatattatttttaataaaactatatattattttatttattggtATACCATataatccatatatatattttatatcatattttttaaaaattaggggtataatattatcaaagacttttatttgttttttttttaattcttcaatACTTTCTGATACTTTTTTTCTAGAAATTTTACCTGTATCTGTTTTTAGAAAATTATTAACAAAATAGATATTCCTTGGTACTTTGAAATCtg contains:
- a CDS encoding acyl-CoA synthetase — protein: MNQTNSLKSFLNIENVSDRFVTDLNTYKKQFSYNELYEEIEKFVNFFESINIKRGDEISIILFNSIEYIISFLSINFNHNICLPQNTNLKKEEYKRYLVNNCKYIIIHDYDENNEEYSSIKNKHSYYKNVCIYIKELAEEYGIGLIKIKKNKEKPYFTYSYINNGRKEELPNLNNDLKNEENNINKEEKNMLNSDICLHLHTSGTTSKVKIVQLSNTNIKTTITNITNSYNINRDDNTIIVMPLFHVHGLIGVLLPIIYCKGNILFQLGHSFSASEFWNNVENYNITYFSAIPTILKILIIRYEEDYLRKNKIKKNNDDDHDDDENNKCHKNPMNEKVKHKLRFIRTSSSSLDENLEKEIEEKFEVSVFQAYGMTEACHQVSSNKIIISSLSSPNNLQICKKFKSVGIPNVGVIIYNEEKKKICDYNELGEICINGKNVMCGYKELKDNDNIYIYANTVKERNEYMMKNPFLEIAEKVPFFKTGDIGYIDQDNFLFISGRIKDIINRGGEKIIPNEIDDVLRNHDLVQDCLTFSCKDDVYGEIINSAVILEENKILSSYNDDYNKNNTNNIYINKSSHEQKNMSLSPFDENLSIYLNLKYYMLKKELINYMKKYIADFKVPRNIYFVNNFLKTDTGKISRKKVSESIEELKKKQIKVFDNIIPLIFKKYDIKYIYGLYGIPINKIIYSFIKNNIYYISFRNEINASISCNYINYFDINNKEEKNKIGILFTCSGPAFINTLSGLYNAKVNNLPMVLICFENVRNEKLTLFEKYCNFQYFPQLDFLNKTKEICNQTYHVNNTLESFSTQFFNCIYTSLQHKAPTYLNIDYKLIEQTITLDKAIETLQLCDIYAQKCLNPNQFNKYTLLNNEQENLFTQLLNKFLQIYKNNQKCVIFMGINCNYGYKYIIKLAELLKIPIYTNTMAKSFVKENYLYNMNSCKSYLFNNLDSCICIGSVFNFYFNFGNFPNCQKKNMLCIDLINNAYDHDDQHHNNNNNNDNNNNNKGDTLDVSHYFFSDLFHILKKLYYSVKNVIHIDDIENKKEWVNILNEMKKTNFNKMCIQINKYFEEEQFTMEQAMLIIRHILIDYYFLKNDIDEENKKHFLNYLKHVDKIKIRDFTNMQNVQYNDLMDKELDIPDVDEDILSDHNNDHNNDHNSGHNNNNDTHIHQYQDYSYNVYEKKDIIPKRKKKELYFLKKQIKNRIIITNEGSITLNLGILYLPKFGPYSYVIPQINGMMGVSMNASISAALDNPNNIIFSILGDSSFGFTSNEIETICRLKLKIVFIIFNNNGIYGNRDIPREQNETNTCIKEKHQTNNPSYYLNNPSSLYFFSKYENYVIAHGGYGCYIDNRKDFIKQMKYVTSQDFDHYPALLNVIIEDSGFVNFDVDKFVK